In Carya illinoinensis cultivar Pawnee chromosome 10, C.illinoinensisPawnee_v1, whole genome shotgun sequence, one DNA window encodes the following:
- the LOC122279800 gene encoding uncharacterized protein LOC122279800, with protein MSKYPPTPMICKLSSKEYPQKAKGISFFAFLLSIFVYISVFYTFNISPSTVFNTTKFWFFISNTLILIIAADYGTFSNSSREKHDLYEDYNMMVMHSQVKNNVSSFVSRYPDHVVKGSTTDPKQEDVDDLQEKKEILAEDQRDQHLYPESKSIMANISTHDSKKPRNHENLQEKKEVLTRQADHEIYATKPAKDKLIVLIHDESKNMSENDDQKHDEPSDEDSEFSTMSDEELNRRVEEFIKSFNRQIRLQSYIQEK; from the coding sequence ATGTCCAAATATCCACCAACTCCCATGATCTGCAAATTATCTTCCAAAGAGTATCCTCAAAAAGCCAAGGGAATTTCCTTCTTTGCCTTTCTTCTCTccatttttgtttatatttctgTCTTTTATACCTTCAATATATCTCCTTCTACTGTCTTCAACACCACCAAGTTCTGGTTTTTCATTTCCAACACTCTCATCCTCATCATTGCTGCTGACTATGGTACTTTCTCTAATTCGTCCAGAGAGAAACATGATCTTTATGAAGATTACAACATGATGGTGATGCATAGCCAAGTGAAAAATAACGTTTCATCCTTCGTTTCACGATACCCAGATCATGTTGTTAAAGGAAGTACTACCGATCCCAAGCAAGAGGACGTTGATGATttgcaagaaaagaaagaaatattagCTGAAGATCAAAGGGATCAACATTTATACCCAGAGAGTAAATCTATCATGGCCAATATTAGTACTCATGATTCGAAAAAGCCTAGAAATCATGAAAACTTGCAAGAAAAGAAGGAGGTTCTTACCCGACAAGCTGATCATGAGATTTATGCAACAAAGCCAGCAAAAGACAAACTTATCGTACTGATTCATGACGAGAGCAAGAACATGTCAGAGAATGATGATCAAAAGCATGATGAACCAAGTGATGAAGATAGTGAGTTTTCAACCATGTCTGATGAGGAACTGAACAGAAGAGTTGAAGAGTTTATTAAAAGCTTTAATAGACAGATTCGGCTTCAATCATacatacaagaaaaatga
- the LOC122279967 gene encoding peroxisomal (S)-2-hydroxy-acid oxidase-like isoform X1: MEITNVSEYEAIAKEKLPKMVFDYYASGAEDQWTLNQNRQAFSRILFRPRILIDVSKIDMTTTVLGFKISMPIMIAPTAMQKMAHPEGEYATARAASAAGTIMTLSSWATSSVEEVASTGPGIRFFQLYVYKDRHVVAQLVRRAERAGFKAIALTVDTPRLGRREADIKNRFVLPPFLSLKNFEGLDMGKMDQANDSGLASYVAGQIDRSLSWKDVKWLQTITDLPIFVKGVITAEDARLAIQAGAAGIIVSNHGARQLDYVPATIMALEEVVKAAQGRVPVFLDGGVRRGTDVFKALALGASGIFIGRPVVFSLAAEGEAGVRKVLQMLREEFELTMALSGCRSLKEITRDHIVAEWDRPRLPPRL; the protein is encoded by the exons ATGGAGATCACTAATGTCAGCGAATATGAAGCAATTGCAAAGGAAAAATTGCCGAAGATGGTTTTTGACTACTATGCATCAGGAGCAGAGGACCAATGGACTCTTAATCAGAACCGGCAAGCATTCTCAAGGATTTT GTTTCGACCTCGGATTCTTATTGATGTAAGCAAGATAGACATGACAACAACTGTTTTGGGCTTCAAAATCTCAATGCCCATCATGATTGCTCCTACTGCCATGCAGAAGATGGCTCACCCTGAGG GAGAGTATGCAACTGCAAGAGCAGCATCAGCCGCCGGCACAATCATG ACGCTATCTTCATGGGCTACTTCCAGCGTCGAAGAGGTTGCTTCAACAGGACCTGGCATTCGCTTTTTCCAGCTCTAT GTTTACAAAGACAGGCATGTGGTTGCACAGCTCGTAAGGAGAGCTGAAAGGGCTGGTTTTAAGGCAATTGCCCTTACTGTGGACACTCCAAGGCTTGGTCGCAGGGAGGCTGACATCAAGAACAG ATTTGTGTTGCCCCCATTTTTGTCATTGAAGAACTTCGAGGGATTGGATATGGGGAAGATGGATCAG GCTAATGATTCTGGCCTAGCTTCATATGTTGCTGGACAAATTGATCGCTCTCTCAGCTGGAAG GATGTGAAGTGGCTTCAGACAATCACCGATTTACCAATTTTTGTGAAGGGTGTAATTACTGCTGAGGATG CAAGGCTAGCCATACAAGCTGGAGCAGCTGGAATCATTGTGTCCAATCATGGAGCTCGACAACTTGATTATGTCCCTGCAACTATTATGGCTTTGGAAGAG GTTGTCAAAGCTGCACAAGGCCGAGTTCCAGTATTTCTGGATGGCGGTGTTCGGCGTGGGACAGATGTCTTTAAGGCATTGGCTCTTGGAGCATCCGGCATATTT aTTGGAAGGCCGGTGGTGTTCTCATTGGCTGCTGAAGGAGAGGCTGGTGTCCGAAAAGTGCTTCAGATGCTTCGTGAGGAGTTTGAACTGACAATGGCATTAAGTGGTTGCCGCTCACTCAAAGAGATTACCCGTGACCACATTGTGGCTGAATGGGACCGTCCTCGTCTTCCACCCAGGCTGTAA
- the LOC122279967 gene encoding peroxisomal (S)-2-hydroxy-acid oxidase-like isoform X2 produces the protein MKQLQRKNCRRWFLTTMHQEQRTNGLLIRTGKHSQGFCKFRPRILIDVSKIDMTTTVLGFKISMPIMIAPTAMQKMAHPEGEYATARAASAAGTIMTLSSWATSSVEEVASTGPGIRFFQLYVYKDRHVVAQLVRRAERAGFKAIALTVDTPRLGRREADIKNRFVLPPFLSLKNFEGLDMGKMDQANDSGLASYVAGQIDRSLSWKDVKWLQTITDLPIFVKGVITAEDARLAIQAGAAGIIVSNHGARQLDYVPATIMALEEVVKAAQGRVPVFLDGGVRRGTDVFKALALGASGIFIGRPVVFSLAAEGEAGVRKVLQMLREEFELTMALSGCRSLKEITRDHIVAEWDRPRLPPRL, from the exons ATGAAGCAATTGCAAAGGAAAAATTGCCGAAGATGGTTTTTGACTACTATGCATCAGGAGCAGAGGACCAATGGACTCTTAATCAGAACCGGCAAGCATTCTCAAGGATTTTGTAA GTTTCGACCTCGGATTCTTATTGATGTAAGCAAGATAGACATGACAACAACTGTTTTGGGCTTCAAAATCTCAATGCCCATCATGATTGCTCCTACTGCCATGCAGAAGATGGCTCACCCTGAGG GAGAGTATGCAACTGCAAGAGCAGCATCAGCCGCCGGCACAATCATG ACGCTATCTTCATGGGCTACTTCCAGCGTCGAAGAGGTTGCTTCAACAGGACCTGGCATTCGCTTTTTCCAGCTCTAT GTTTACAAAGACAGGCATGTGGTTGCACAGCTCGTAAGGAGAGCTGAAAGGGCTGGTTTTAAGGCAATTGCCCTTACTGTGGACACTCCAAGGCTTGGTCGCAGGGAGGCTGACATCAAGAACAG ATTTGTGTTGCCCCCATTTTTGTCATTGAAGAACTTCGAGGGATTGGATATGGGGAAGATGGATCAG GCTAATGATTCTGGCCTAGCTTCATATGTTGCTGGACAAATTGATCGCTCTCTCAGCTGGAAG GATGTGAAGTGGCTTCAGACAATCACCGATTTACCAATTTTTGTGAAGGGTGTAATTACTGCTGAGGATG CAAGGCTAGCCATACAAGCTGGAGCAGCTGGAATCATTGTGTCCAATCATGGAGCTCGACAACTTGATTATGTCCCTGCAACTATTATGGCTTTGGAAGAG GTTGTCAAAGCTGCACAAGGCCGAGTTCCAGTATTTCTGGATGGCGGTGTTCGGCGTGGGACAGATGTCTTTAAGGCATTGGCTCTTGGAGCATCCGGCATATTT aTTGGAAGGCCGGTGGTGTTCTCATTGGCTGCTGAAGGAGAGGCTGGTGTCCGAAAAGTGCTTCAGATGCTTCGTGAGGAGTTTGAACTGACAATGGCATTAAGTGGTTGCCGCTCACTCAAAGAGATTACCCGTGACCACATTGTGGCTGAATGGGACCGTCCTCGTCTTCCACCCAGGCTGTAA